The Humulus lupulus chromosome 7, drHumLupu1.1, whole genome shotgun sequence region TACCATCACCAGTAaagacctaacccatctcctggaaaccaccaaTTCCCCAGTGGGTAGTAACGTCCCAAATCCCACAACATAAAactcacagggtctacacaaactatcaataatcctactagatacataagattgtgtagcaccagaatcaaccAGCACAAAATAagatatgccagcactagaaagctgacctgtgaccactaagggcctagcctctgcctcagcttgtgtcaatgcaaatactcgagctggagtcgagctatctggcttcttaggttcttctttcttcagtcttgggcaatccttcttaagatgccccacaagtccacatacaaaacaggccttcgctcgacactcacccagatgacATCTCCTGCATCTGGCACATTCTAGATATGTCGTCCAGTTCTCATTGCCGCCTTGGCGGCCAATCTGAGcaccctgtggcctcctatcaggtctaGGAGCTGAACTAGTATccggggtcttccttttctgatcactagggcctccgcccctactggATCCTGAGAAAggaggtcccatcctcctcaTATCCCTTCTGGCTGCGCTATCGCGCCAGATTTTATTCTCAGCtccctctgcagtaagggctctctccactacctgagtatatgtcgtcactccaggtacagtggtaattctaacatcccgggctatcataggttgtagcccctataGGAACCTTtacttccttgtcccatcagtgggcaccaagtctggaaaaacttggctaatctgtcaaatttcagggcatactcagtcactgacatatTCCCTTGCAAAAGTTTACTGAATTCCTCGGCCTTTGCAGCTTTAACAgcctcattgtaatacttttcattgaagagagttttaaactcttcccaacccattaTGGCTACGTTTCTagtttgggataccacctcccaccaaattcgggcatcctcccaaaacatgtacatggcacaggccactctttcATTGCCCACAACTGTCATGAAATCCAAAATAgatgtaatcatagccatccactgctctgccttgagtGGATCTGCACCACCCTCGAAAACCGGAGggtgctgcttcctaaaccgctcatataCCGCTGATAAGCGTTTCTGACATTCATCAAGTtcaatgatgctaataagcaatACTATAGCATTTACAAATACTTATCACGCTAGTAAACACGTTCTCAATCTacatacaatagtcaagggccaggctctaTCAAAATAACTCATATTCTTATTTAAACTAGCAGGTAAAgcacacataattcatttaagcaaatatacacatgactatattaatagttacccaaccctgagtcgagcttgtctttagcagtgaatgtacatgcccagtccaacatcatgaacccttaaaccttggttgctctgataccaagttgtaacgccatgCTAATTAGGGaccgttaccaagtgtgtttaaaaccagtgctggacttgctaaacaagtcatttggactaaacgtgTGATTAAGCCACATAAGtgtttaggtattaaaacttttggtcaactcaCAAGCATTTTCATTAAGTTAAAATCATGTGcattacacgggatcccaaaaacatcagcTTAAAAGTTGGGTACAACACTCAAGTTACATAATAAGCCGTCCTAAGCGGAAAAAGTTGAGTTCATCCCTAGTTCCCTCAAACATCTCGGACGTGGTAGTCGAGcggaccgcatatgtacatgtcactgctacagccctccgactcatggctggttgagcctctctttacctttacctgcaccacaaagcacctatgagccaaaagACTTGGCAAGAAAACATATTGAACAGCTCACAGTGTAATGTAACTATCAAATGGTAATAACTAAAACTGGTGTATTCATTATACAAGTTGGCAACCATAGGGTTACGCAAGCGcgtgtcgcacttcctttcaatGTGTTGGCATCTGAGCCattcaagtgcatgttgcactcctagggtggcccagccatgctGGCCTACACTCCACGTGcacaatgccaatctcagcttataaaTTGAGTCCTTTAAgtccctgacttataagtcaagcctcacatgccctcgacttataagacgaGCCTTGCGAAGTCCAAtatacccttgactaataagtcgatccccaTTTAACATTCTAATAACCCTCTGGTTTATGGACCAAGCTTCCaagtcacaacagacaatcacataaCGCATAAAACATACATATCAATGATTACCATGCATCATAATACATCCAAATAGcagtcataggcataatcataattatgcgcacTCCACGTACCTAATCAGATATCCACAAGCATAATTGTAATCATATTCATCAACAGAGCTCAAGCCTTAATCATGTCTATGTTCACCATTGACTAAACTCTAATCACACATCCATGtagtgggtgcagttttcttaccttcgatccgaatgcaagttactagtgacgccctttgagtacgatccccgattcgAGCCTTTAGCGTAgccttagtcacaaccataattaaAATTTTCATCAACAACTGGAGAATAAGAGTTTCCAGaccaaatactagcctccgggacgtcaaattccactcaacaaggaagtagaaccgaccccgagcccaaatggttaagttcccaaTCTAAAGGCCTCATTAAGGtcaaaaatccccttaagggccgcgaccctagaaacccatgccgcggcccacctctaagtcagaggctcggcctccctagAAAAATAACACGCGCCACGGCGCTCccctgaggcgccgcggcccgcctctgccTCCGAGCCCTCCTAGCTCACTTTTCCcttagagggtcgcggctcaccaagaacagagtcgtGGCCCATCCCCTTGAACCcataatttttgggtttttccTTTAGCCAAACCCAACCAAGAACAACCTAATTACACCCCAAATCTTCCAACTCAATTCCCATGCTTAACACAAccctttccagcaacaaaacccagctAATTACCATAGTAAAACACATCAAAATTCCCAAACTCAACCTTCCAACTATCAAGCATGCATAAACTTAATCTTCAGTCAATAACCACAGAAACATCACAAGAAGTTGAATTAAACTCTTACCTCAGAGATGAAAAACGCCCTTGAACTAATCCCCAAGTCTAACACCTTGATTCCCAAGCTTAACCACCATTTGTTCCTAAAAAATCTTCAAGCTTCATGAAAAAAAGACAGAGAAaacgtgggagagagagagagagagctactgAGTCTTCTTTCTTTTAATTTCCTTAACCGTCTCAGAAATTCCCAGCTCACCTTACACTATACTTGGAGgtaaaatgactattttgccccttgcccttagcttattcatcaagtgttcacaatggaaattttgtcctttgcctcaaatcccgctatccacaaatTATATCCTATAATTCCCATTACTTCCGATATTCTCACACgattaccaataaattcccattacccaccaATCCCTGATAATGTACTAAAATACTCcgaagctcaccccgagccgggtataaaatccccgttgtgacttttctgctaacttgctcatcaggatcgcctctcgtcgagtaacccaaatatatccacataataatgtggtctcaatcacacaaacacatatttacatttataccctgaacgtgtcaaattactaaaataccattcttataagaaacggacccacatacacatatttaatatttctgaCATACaagaataattatattataatatgattcacataataactcaattattgtctcccggcccctaatccaggcactaagtcaCATTatgaaatttgggatgttacaaaaaCACTTTAAAAAATTGGAGTTTTTTTCAATAAACAAGTTTTTTAAGATGAGTAAAAACTTgacaaattaccaataaattcccatgtTACCAGGTAGCCCATTGACAAATTTGAAAAAGTCAAAGATAGCATTAATTAACATATTTAAATGTGGATCATTATATCTTAATCCAATAACTATTAATTGACAACTCATCTATGAGAAAAATCTCAAACACCATTAAAAATGAACCCTTATATAAATACAAGTTAATACTAAAtataacattaaataaaaatattctaTAAAACACAAATCAAACATATAACATTTGCATACTATTTTCACTAAGCCCACACATAATTGGTCAAAATTATCCTTCTTCCAAAATCGTCTCCTCATTAGGAGGCTATATCTATATTAAGCCAGCAAAACAcctattttttctttatattttccaACTTCACCAAATATATGACCTAACATTactgaaaaaaaataatacaagccttacCTGGTTGGTGTAATAAAAGATTTCTAACACTATTATTTGATGATGATATTAAACTATTTTGATTGGTATATATTTTTGCTCcagaatatatatattatttttatttagacGAATTATATATTGTGTTGCCAGTtgacaacaataaaaaaatagttttaagaaaaacacaaacaaaaccATCTATGACACTTAACGAAACAGTGGGCTGATATACTTAATCTATGAAACAAatgaccaaacaaaaaaatttcagcaaaaaaaaaaaacgttccgattaatttttatattcaataaaatatctggcttattgacaaaaaaaaaaaatctggctTTATGTTGTTGAATCTCAATGTACCAAAAGTGTcatttaaattgaataaatttaaTCAGCTCCAAATCATAAGCAAAGCAAATATAAATTAACTTTTAATATTAAATATCACCGGAGGTTATTTGattaatgagaatgttatttagGATTTTTGCCCCCTCCAATATATCATTATGTTATTGATTTTTTTGGAATAGTTAAAAATTACATCCGAACTATTTACAATATTGTAAGTGAGactttttttaagttttattttatgtGGCTAACGGATTACTGACTTGTGATTGTCACGTCAGTGCTAtggaaataatttaaaattaaaaaatatatatttcttataaaatattttaataaaaatatttaaaaaattaaaaaatatgtattaattatcttttaaattattaaaagtttacttttttaataaattattaaaaaataattaaataaatttttttagactaaaattaaataaaatttttaaatattaaaaaaatgaaaaatgatctttttttttttacaaaatttaaactaatctaatttaaattttattaattccatcattattaaaaataaataatttaattttgctaaacaaaaaaaattagattagttttcgtttatttttttaatatttgaaaatttttatttaattaatattttaaaaataaaaaaaaaagattttttgaattattttgaattttaatattttataaaaaaaaatattttttaattttaaattatatacgTAGTGTTGATATGGTAATAATAAGTCAATACTCTGGTATATATAATAAAACTTAACAAAGGTTTTATTTTATTACACtgtaaataatttcaaaataatttttaacgatttgaaaaaaattagaagacACAAAAATATGGGTTATAATTTATGAGGGCAAAAATCGTAAACTCAAAATAATCTCTTTTTTGTATTCATTTATTAGccctttttaatatttatttatatattattaaaacaaaacaaataaaaaggCTTACGTGTCACTATACAAAGTGAGCAATGGTACACGATTCACTCACACGATTGCTTTCCGCCCACCGACTCGACCTGGCTGGTTAACAAGTCcaccttctcttcttttccttcctATATAAAACCAGCAAATTCATTCTTTCATTTTATTCCTATTTTTTCTTCTTCCGAAAAACGCGATTATTCTCTGAAAAATCAAACAACTTTTCCATACGATGGCCGAACCTAAGAGCAAATTTGAATCTGCAAGGGAGTGGGTCGTAGATCATAAGCTTCGAGCTGTGGGTATATCTCTATCTTTTCCATTATTTAAGATCAATGCACAAAATTACGCCTGCTTTGTTTctcttaatttaattttttatcttTAGCGGGTTCAgcttctgtattttttttttgaagcTATGAACAAATTTATGGGTTTACATTAATTCCTTGGGGGGGTTCTGTttgattgctttttttttttttttgggggggggggggggggggaagggtttctgggtttttttttttttggttggggTGTGGatgataatttttaattttaattttttttttttgcaaaaaataGGGTCCCTTTGGCTAAGCGGAATAGCAGGTTCAATTGCATACAATTGGTCCCGACCAAAGAAAACAAGTGTGAAGATTATTCATGCTAGGTGAG contains the following coding sequences:
- the LOC133790986 gene encoding uncharacterized protein LOC133790986, which gives rise to MAEPKSKFESAREWVVDHKLRAVGSLWLSGIAGSIAYNWSRPKKTSVKIIHARLHAQALTLAALAGAAVVEYYDHRTGKKADQYAAKFLPNSYPHKD